In Limanda limanda chromosome 21, fLimLim1.1, whole genome shotgun sequence, a genomic segment contains:
- the scn4aa gene encoding sodium channel protein type 4 subunit alpha A isoform X1, with protein MAPVLPPRGAAAFRPFSQESLAEIERVKEERKKAAEVAGHEEETKETPNADLEAGKSLPMIYGDPPSEMLNTPLEDLDPFYQGQNTFVVITRGNTIFRFNAEPACYVLSPFSLLRRGSIKILIHSLFSMFIMITIMANCVFMTMSNPPAWSKTVEYVFTGIYTVEATIKVLSRGFCVGSFTFLRDPWNWLDFMVISMAYVTEFVDLGNVSALRTFRVLRALKTITVIPGLKTIVAALIQSVKKMVDVMILTVFALAVFALIGLQLFMGNLKHKCVRWPIETDEASFEFFNTTATFGDTLSHNDTMGVNQTAFSNSTFDFKEYIQNSDNHYFVEGSLDALLCGNSSDAGLCPEGFTCMKAGRNPNYGYTSFDSFGWAFLALFRLMTQDYWENLFQLILRAAGKTYMLFFVVIIFLGSFYLINLILAVVAMAYEEQNQATQREAIEKEEEFQRLLEQLRNQDLPLNLGSRATLTSKKSLSHRTSSQLGDDELSLERDDLVKDCNGRIIPHILIRAPTMVKSAPDYELEERSLSSVPSMLHLDGPGLTQRRASAMTVLTAAAMEELEDAQRPCPPGWYKFADKFLKWDCSPSWVVFKNWMYFVVMDPFVDLTITICIVLNTLFMAMEHYPMSPEFEYMLLVGNLVFTGIFTAEMVFKLVAMAPYYYFQVGWNIFDSIIVTLSLVELGLANVQGLSVLRSFRLLRVFKLAKSWPTLNMLIKIIGNSVGALGNLTLVLAIIVFIFAVVGMQLFGKNYKDCVCKISLDCELPRWHMHDFFHSFLIVFRILCGEWIETMWDCMEVAGAGMCLVVFMMVMVIGNLVVLNLFLALLLSSFSGDNLSAGDEDGEMNNLQIAIGRITRGINWFKAFVVRIVQQNLDRKARGPEEGPTDGSDPKIEGIEMNHLDTCQDFKMADGISNCLVEGRPSGVLVDGELSLNVPIAQGESDFENLGEEDDEDDDDDDADDAIDLEMLDEESNQNTENSEDEGSMPRNVKLIGALCDGDSSICSTVDYQPPEPEAEEVEEEEEEPVEPEACFTDECVSRWPFLTVDITQGRGKKWWNLRRACFTIVEHDWFETFIIFMILLSSGALAFEDIYIERRRTIKIILEYADKVFTYVFVIEMLLKWVAYGFKTYFTNAWCWLDFFIVFISLISLAANLMGYSDLGPIKSLRTLRALRPLRALSRFEGMRVVVNALVGAIPSIFNVLLVCLIFWLIFSIMGVNLFAGKFYHCINTTTEELFPLSEVNNRSECMAVEEATQEARWVNVKVNYDNVGQGYLSLLQVATFKGWMDIMYAAVDSREVEEQPSYEINLYMYIYFVIFIIFGAFFTLNLFIGVIIDNFNQQKKKFGDKDIFLTDEQKKYYEAMKKLGSKKPQKPIPRPTNPIQGVVFDFITQQFFDIFIMVLICLNMVSMMVETDDQSPEMEDFLFKVNLAFISVFTGECVLKLFALRQYFFTNGWNVFDFVVVILSIAGTMLSDIIEKYFVSPTLFRVIRLARIGRILRLIKGAKGIRTLLFALMMSLPALFNIGLLLFLIMFIFSIFGMSNFAYVKKGAGIDDIFNFETFGGSIICLFEITTSAGWDGLLLPMLNSNFPDCDPNFENPGTDVKGNCGNPGMAMIFFCSYIVVTFLVVVNMYIAIILENFNVAQEESGDALCEEDFDMFNETWEKFDLEGTQFIEYSRLSDFCDALQEPLRVAKPNRLRLMEMDMPLVIGDRIHCLDVLLAVTKIVLGDTVEMAAMKESIEAKFILNNPTSDSFAPITTTMRHKEEQMSAVVIQRAYRSHLLKRCVRHAAFMHRSKRSGKKDGSDDPPEREGLLARKLGVLYGSNAELAEEMEQAALETLANQEPLNPETMSQHTGAECGPDPPEPHVMVVLVEITNEVLLHSAPDRQLLPVDANLRESIV; from the exons ATGGCGCCCGTGCTCCCTCCCCGAGGCGCCGCTGCGTTCCGCCCCTTCAGCCAGGAATCACTGGCGGAGATCGAGAGGGtcaaggaggaaagaaaaaaggccGCAGAAGTAGCGGGCCACGAGGAGGAAACCAAGGAAACGCCGAACGCTGACCTGGAGGCGGGGAAGAGCCTGCCCATGATCTACGGAGACCCTCCCTCAGAGATGCTCAACACGCCTCTGGAGGACCTGGACCCCTTCTACCAAGGACAGAAC ACATTCGTTGTGAtcaccagaggaaacacaatcTTCAGGTTCAACGCGGAGCCGGCTTGCTACGTTCTGAGCCCCTTTAGTTTGCTTAGGAGAGGAAGCATCAAAATTCTTATACATTC ATTATTTAGCATGTTCATCATGATTACGATTATGGCGAATTGTGTATTCATGACGATGAGCAACCCCCCAGCATGGAGTAAAACCGTGGA ATATGTTTTCACTGGTATTTACACCGTTGAGGCAACAATCAAAGTGTTGTCCAGAGGTTTCTGTGTTGGGTCTTTTACATTCCTTCGAGATCCATGGAATTGGCTGGATTTCATGGTGATCAGCATGGC ATACGTCACTGAGTTCGTTGACCTTGGCAACGTGTCGGCCCTCAGGACGTTTCGTGTTCTTCGAGCCCTTAAAACAATTACTGTGATTCCTG GTTTGAAAACCATCGTGGCCGCTCTGATCCAGTCGGTGAAGAAGATGGTGGACGTCATGATTCTGACGGTGTTTGCTCTGGCCGTGTTCGCCCTCATCGGCCTCCAGCTCTTCATGGGAAATCTGAAACACAAATGTGTGCGATGGCCGATCGAAACCGATGAAGCTTCATTTGAATTTTTTAACACCACGGCAACATTCGGCGACACGCTGTCCCACAACGACACGATGGGCGTGAATCAGACGGCGTTCTCCAACAGTACCTTTGATTTTAAGGAATATATTCAAAACTCCG ATAATCACTATTTTGTGGAAGGAAGCCTCGATGCTCTACTTTGTGGGAACAGCTCCGACGCTGG ATTGTGCCCCGAAGGATTCACCTGCATGAAGGCTGGGCGGAACCCCAACTATGGCTACACCAGCTTCGACTCGtttggctgggccttcctcgcCCTCTTCAGACTCATGACTCAGGACTACTGGGAGAACCTTTTCCAGCTG ATCCTGCGGGCGGCTGGTAAGACATACATGCTGTTCTTTGTGGTGATTATCTTCCTGGGATCCTTCTATCTCATCAACCTCATCCTGGCCGTGGTAGCCATGGCTTACGAGGAGCAGAATCAGGCAACCCAGCGAGAGGCCatagagaaagaggaggagttcCAGCGGCTACTAGAGCAACTCAGGAATCAAGACCTG CCTCTGAATCTTGGGAGCCGAGCCACTTTAACCAGTAAGAAGTCGCTGAGTCATCGCACGTCGTCTCAGTTGGGGGACGATGAACTGAGTCTCGAACGTGACGACCTCGTCAAGGATTGCAACGGGAGAATCATCCCCCACATACTCATCAGAGCGCCCACCATGGTGAAG tCTGCTCCAGATTACGAACTGGAGGAAAGGTCCCTGAGCTCCGTGCCCAGCATGCTCCATCTGGACGGACCCGGCCTGACACAGAGGAGGGCCAGCGCCATGACCGTGCTCACTGCAGCTGCCATGGAAG AGTTGGAGGATGCCCAGAGGCCGTGCCCACCCGGCTGGTACAAGTTTGCCGACAAGTTCCTGAAGTGGGACTGCTCCCCCTCCTGGGTGGTCTTTAAAAACTGGATGTACTTTGTGGTGATGGATCCTTTCGTGGACTTGACCATCACCATCTGCATCGTGCTCAACACCCTCTTCATGGCCATGGAGCACTACCCCATGAGTCCGGAGTTTGAATACATGCTCTTAGTGGGGAATCTG gttTTCACTGGGATCTTTACAGCGGAGATGGTCTTCAAGCTCGTTGCAATGGCTCCTTACTATTACTTCCAAGTTGGCTGGAACATCTTCGACAGCATCATTGTCACGCTCAGTCTGGTGGAGTTGGGGCTGGCGAATGTCCAGGgcctctctgtcctcaggtcCTTCCGTCTG CTGCGTGTCTTCAAACTGGCCAAATCCTGGCCAACGCTCAACATGCTGATCAAGATCATCGGTAACTCGGTGGGCGCTTTAGGAAACCTGACTCTGGTGCTGGCCATCATTGTCTTCATCTTCGCCGTGGTGGGCATGCAGCTCTTTGGGAAGAACTACAAGGACTGCGTGTGCAAGATCTCCTTAGACTGCGAGCTGCCACGCTGGCACATGCACGACTTCTTCCACTCGTTCCTCATCGTGTTCCGCATCCTGTGTGGGGAGTGGATCGAGACCATGTGGGACTGCATGGAGGTGGCAGGAGCTGGGATGTGCTTGGTTGTCTTCATGATGGTCATGGTCATCGGAAATCTTGTG GTGTTGAACCTCTTCCTGGCCTTGCTCCTCAGCTCGTTCAGCGGAGACAACCTCTCAGCAGGAGACGAGGACGGTGAGATGAACAACCTCCAGATCGCCATCGGCAGGATCACCCGAGGCATCAACTGGTTCAAAGCGTTCGTCGTGCGAATCGTTCAGCAGAACCTCGACAGAAAAGCCAGGGGGCCCGAGGAGGGTCCCACGGATGGATCGGACCCCAAAATAGAAGGAATCGAAATGAACCACTTGGACACCTGTCAGGATTTCAAAATGGCAGACGGGATATCTAACTGTCTGGTTGAAGGACGGCCTTCTGGAGTTCTCGTGGACGGAGAGCTCAGTCTCAATGTGCCGATCGCCCAGGGAGAGTCGGACTTTGAAAACCTGGGcgaggaagatgatgaagacgacGATGACGACGATGCTGATGACGCTATTGACTTGGAGATGTTAGATGAAGAGAGCAACCAGAACACA GAAAACTCAGAAGATGAAGGTAGCATGCCAAGAAATGTCAAA CTGATTGGCGCTCTGTGTGACGGGGATTCTTCGATATGCAGCACAGTGGACTATCAACCACCTGAGCCTGAagcagaggaggtggaagaggaagaggaagagccaGTGGAGCCGGAGGCCTGCTTCACTGACG AATGTGTGAGTCGCTGGCCATTTCTGACTGTGGACATCACCCAAGGTAGAGGCAAGAAGTGGTGGAACCTCCGCAGGGCTTGCTTCACTATTGTGGAGCACGACTGGTTCGAgaccttcatcatcttcatgatCCTGCTCAGCAGTGGGGCTCTG GCCTTCGAAGACATATACATAGAAAGACGCCGAACCATCAAAATTATTCTGGAGTATGCTGACAAAGTTTTCACCTACGTCTTTGTCATCGAGATGCTCCTTAAGTGGGTGGCGTACGGCTTCAAGACCTACTTCACCAACGCCTGGTGCTGGTTGGACTTTTTCATTGTATTT ATTTCCCTGATTAGTTTAGCTGCCAACTTGATGGGCTACTCTGAcctcggaccaatcaaatcccTCAGAACCCTCAGGGCGCTGAGGCCTCTCCGAGCGTTGTCCAGATTTGAAGGGATGAGG GTGGTGGTGAACGCTCTGGTCGGGGCGATTCCCTCCATCTTCAACGTGCTGCTGGTGTGTCTGATCTTCTGGCTCATCTTCAGCATCATGGGAGTGAACCTGTTCGCTGGAAAGTTCTACCACTGCATCAACACCACCACGGAGGAGCTGTTCCCGCTCAGCGAGGTCAACAACAGGAGCGAGTGCATGGCCGTGGAGGAAGCCACGCAGGAGGCGCGCTGGGTCAACGTCAAAGTCAACTACGACAACGTGGGGCAAGGCTACCTGTCGCTGCTGCAAGTG GCAACGTTCAAAGGTTGGATGGACATCATGTACGCTGCTGTGGACTCTAGAGAG GTGGAAGAGCAACCGTCTTATGAGATCAACCTCTACATGTACATCtactttgtcatcttcatcatcttcggCGCCTTCTTCACTCTCAATCTCTTCATCGGCGTCATTATTGACAATTTCaaccaacaaaagaaaaag TTTGGAGATAAAGACATATTTCTGACTGACGAACAGAAGAAATACTACGAAGCCATGAAGAAACTCGGGTCAAAGAAACCACAGAAGCCAATTCCACGGCCGACA AACCCAATCCAGGGCGTGGTGTTTGACTTCATCACTCAGCAGTTCTTTGACATCTTCATCATGGTGCTCATCTGCCTCAACATGGTGAGCATGATGGTGGAGACGGACGACCAGAGCCCAGAGATGGAGGATTTCCTCTTTAAAGTGAACTTGGCGTTCATCAGCGTCTTCACCGGCGAGTGTGTGTTGAAGCTCTTCGCCCTGCGACAGTACTTCTTCACCAACGGGTGGAACGTCTTTGATTTTGTCGTGGTCATCTTGTCGATCGCTG GCACGATGCTCTCTGACATCATTGAGAAGTACTTTGTGTCGCCCACTCTGTTCAGAGTGATCAGACTGGCCAGAATTGGCAGGATTCTGCGTCTTATTAAAGGAGCCAAGGGCATCCGGACGCTTCTCTTcgctctgatgatgtcacttcctgccctCTTCAATATTGGTCTCCTACTCTTCCTCATCATGTTCATCTTCTCCATATTTGGCATGTCTAACTTTGCCTATGTCAAGAAGGGGGCTGGGATCGATGACATTTTTAACTTTGAGACGTTTGGCGGCAGCATCATCTGCCTGTTTGAGATCACCACGTCGGCGGGCTGGGACGGCCTTCTGCTCCCGATGCTGAACAGCAACTTTCCAGACTGTGATCCAAACTTTGAGAACCCTGGAACCGACGTCAAGGGGAACTGTGGCAACCCGGGCATGGCCATGATCTTCTTCTGCAGCTACATAGTCGTCACCTTCTTGGTGGTGGTCAACATGTACATCGCCATCATCTTGGAGAACTTCAACGTGGCGCAGGAGGAGAGCGGTGACGCGCTGTGTGAGGAGGACTTCGATATGTTCAACGAGACGTGGGAGAAGTTCGACCTGGAGGGGACTCAGTTCATCGAGTACAGCAGGCTCTCCGACTTCTGTGACGCCTTGCAGGAGCCGCTCAGAGTGGCCAAGCCCAACCGGCTCCGCCTGATGGAGATGGACATGCCGCTGGTCATCGGGGACAGGATCCACTGCCTGGATGTCTTGCTGGCCGTCACAAAGATTGTCCTGGGAGACACGGTGGAGATGGCGGCGATGAAGGAGAGCATAGAGGCGAAATTCATCCTGAACAACCCCACGTCGGACTCCTTTGCACCGATAACCACGACGATGCGCCACAAAGAGGAGCAGATGTCAGCTGTGGTCATTCAGAGGGCGTACCGCAGCCACCTGCTGAAACGCTGCGTACGCCACGCCGCTTTCATGCACCGCTCTAAGAGGTCGGGCAAAAAGGATGGAAGTGATGATCCGCCAGAAAGGGAGGGGCTTCTCGCACGGAAGCTGGGCGTGCTCTATGGGAGCAACGCAGAGCTGGCGGAGGAGATGGAGCAGGCTGCTCTGGAAACTCTGGCAAACCAAGAGCCTCTCAACCCTGAGACAATGTCACAGCACACAGGGGCCGAGTGTGGCCCCGACCCCCCCGAGCCACACGTCATGGTCGTTCTTGTAGAAATTACCAATGAGGTTTTACTACATTCGGCCCCCGACCGACAGCTCCTCCCTGTAGACGCAAACCTGAGAGAGTCCATCGTATAA